From one Salvelinus alpinus chromosome 14, SLU_Salpinus.1, whole genome shotgun sequence genomic stretch:
- the LOC139538207 gene encoding trace amine-associated receptor 13c-like produces the protein MEKHEDVQYCFQDRNSSCRKASLSTSIYITLYIFFSLFSAVTVFLNVLVIISISHFKQLHTPTNLLILSLAVSDLLVGLIVIPVTTVAIMEQCWGFGEYFCVFYFYITCLCASLSLGNLVLISIDRYVAVCDPLLYHSKITITRMMCCIFISWCCCIIYYAAIINIFVNVQVPSRCLKECFIVEGTTWGNIIDTVITMVVPCSIIITLYMKIFVVARSQARKVFSKEAASVSGVKTVQANKSETKATKTLAIVVFTYLSCWIPFHFYLFFLLIDNLSSFIITFLPLVNSLINPIIYAFFYPWFKVTAKRILTQVKLRRS, from the coding sequence ATGGAGAAACATGAAGATGTTCAATACTGTTTTCAAGATAGAAACTCTTCTTGCAGAAAGGCTTCGCTATCGACATCTATCTACATAACATTGTACATCTTCTTCTCATTGTTTTCAGCGGTTACAGTATTTTTGAACGTACTGGTGatcatctccatctctcacttCAAGCAGCTCCACACTCCAACCAACCTGCTcatcctctctctggctgtgtcaGATCTCCTGGTGGGATTGATTGTGATACCAGTAACGACTGTAGCGATAATGGAACAATGCTGGGGTTTTGGggaatatttctgtgtgttttatTTCTACATCACTTGTTTATGTGCGTCTTTATCTCTGGGCAATTTGGTCTTGATATCTATTGACCGCTATGTTGCTGTGTGTGATCCCTTATTGTACCActctaaaataacaataacaagaatGATGTGTTGTATATTCATTTCCTGGTGTTGTTGTATCATATATTATGCTGCAATTAtaaacatttttgtaaatgtacagGTACCAAGTAGGTGCTTGAAAGAATGTTTTATTGTTGAAGGAACAACCTGGGGTAATATAATTGACACTGTTATTACAATGGTTGTCCCGTGCTCTATTATTATAACACTTTATATGAAAATCTTTGTGGTGGCCAGATCACAGGCCAGAAAGGTATTTTCTAAAGAGGCTGCCAGTGTGTCTGGTGTTAAAACTGTACAGGCAAATAAGTCAGAGACAAAAGCAACAAAAACTCTAGCTATTGTTGTTTTCACCTATCTAAGCTGTTGGATTCCATTTCAtttctatttattttttcttttaaTTGACAATTTATCGTCATTCATCATCACCTTTCTGCCACTTGTTAATTCCTTAATTAATCCAATAATTTATGCTTTCTTTTATCCATGGTTCAAAGTGACAGCTAAACGTATTTTAACTCAGGTGAAGTTAAGGCGTTCATAG